Proteins from a genomic interval of Streptomyces sp. SID8374:
- a CDS encoding 2-hydroxy-3-oxopropionate reductase, translated as MSNNLPKVAWIGLGIMGSPMSENLIKAGYSVTGYTLEQAKIDRLVAAGGTGASSIAEAVKDADVVITMVPASPQVEAIAYGPDGILENAKRGALLVDMSSITPQTSVDLAKNAAEKGIRVLDAPVSGGEAGAIEAVLSIMVGGEQADFDAAKPLLEALGKTIVLCGPHGSGQTVKAANQLIVAVNIQACAEAVVFLEKSGVDLAAALDVLNGGLAGSTVLTRKKDNFLKRDFAPGFRIDLHHKDMGIVTDAARNVGAALPVGGVVAQLVASLRAQGDGGLDHSALLRSVERLSGSQV; from the coding sequence ATGAGCAACAACCTCCCCAAGGTCGCCTGGATCGGTCTCGGCATCATGGGCTCCCCCATGTCGGAGAACCTGATCAAGGCCGGTTACTCCGTCACCGGCTACACCCTGGAGCAGGCCAAGATCGACCGGCTGGTCGCGGCCGGCGGCACCGGCGCCTCCTCGATCGCGGAGGCGGTCAAGGACGCGGATGTCGTCATCACGATGGTGCCCGCGTCCCCGCAGGTCGAGGCCATCGCCTACGGCCCCGACGGCATCCTGGAGAACGCCAAGCGCGGGGCGCTGCTGGTGGACATGTCCTCGATCACCCCGCAGACCTCGGTGGACCTCGCCAAGAACGCGGCCGAGAAGGGCATCCGGGTCCTGGACGCGCCGGTCTCCGGCGGTGAGGCCGGGGCCATCGAGGCGGTGCTGTCCATCATGGTCGGCGGTGAGCAGGCGGACTTCGACGCCGCGAAGCCGCTCCTGGAGGCGCTCGGCAAGACCATCGTGCTCTGCGGGCCGCACGGCTCCGGCCAGACGGTGAAGGCGGCCAACCAGCTGATCGTCGCGGTCAACATCCAGGCGTGCGCCGAGGCCGTGGTCTTCCTGGAGAAGTCCGGGGTGGACCTGGCCGCCGCGCTGGACGTGCTCAACGGCGGGCTGGCCGGGTCGACCGTGCTGACCCGCAAGAAGGACAACTTCCTGAAGCGGGACTTCGCCCCCGGCTTCCGGATCGACCTGCACCACAAGGACATGGGCATCGTGACCGACGCCGCCCGCAACGTCGGCGCCGCCCTGCCCGTCGGCGGTGTGGTCGCCCAGCTGGTCGCCTCGCTGCGCGCCCAGGGCGACGGCGGGCTGGACCACTCGGCGCTGCTGCGCTCGGTGGAGCGGCTCTCCGGTTCCCAGGTCTGA
- a CDS encoding TIM barrel protein, translating into MGYPDQRFDVNLSILFTELPLLERPAAAAAAGFTAVELWWPWIETPTPPQAELDALKKALDDAGTQLVGLNFYAGQLPGPDRGALSVPGPESDRFRANIEVAADFAASVGCTALNALYGNRVEGADPQVQDALALENLVLAARAADRIGAILLVETLNKPESPLYPLVSAPAAIEVVDKVNAATGLGNAKFLLDLYHLSMNGEDLSQVIKAYAAKTGHVQIADNPGRGAPGTGTLPLERLLDELKDAGYAGWVGLEYKPGDRPSAESFDWLPASARAAG; encoded by the coding sequence ATGGGATACCCGGACCAGCGCTTCGATGTGAACCTTTCGATCCTCTTCACGGAACTCCCGCTCCTGGAGCGCCCCGCGGCAGCCGCCGCGGCGGGCTTCACGGCGGTCGAGCTGTGGTGGCCCTGGATCGAGACCCCCACCCCGCCGCAGGCCGAACTCGACGCCCTCAAGAAGGCACTCGACGACGCCGGCACCCAGCTGGTGGGGCTGAACTTCTACGCCGGACAGCTGCCCGGCCCCGACCGCGGCGCGCTCTCCGTGCCCGGCCCGGAGTCGGACCGCTTCCGGGCCAACATCGAGGTGGCGGCCGACTTCGCCGCCTCGGTCGGCTGCACGGCGCTCAACGCGCTGTACGGCAACCGCGTCGAGGGCGCGGACCCGCAGGTGCAGGACGCGCTCGCCCTGGAGAACCTGGTGCTGGCCGCCCGTGCGGCGGACCGCATCGGGGCGATCCTCCTCGTCGAGACCCTCAACAAGCCGGAGTCGCCGCTCTATCCGCTGGTCAGCGCACCGGCCGCGATCGAGGTCGTCGACAAGGTCAACGCGGCGACGGGTCTGGGGAACGCCAAGTTCCTGCTGGACCTGTACCACCTGTCGATGAACGGCGAGGACCTGAGCCAGGTCATCAAGGCGTACGCCGCGAAGACCGGCCACGTCCAGATCGCCGACAACCCGGGCCGCGGCGCGCCGGGCACCGGCACGCTCCCGCTGGAGCGGCTCCTCGACGAGCTGAAGGACGCCGGTTACGCCGGCTGGGTCGGCCTGGAGTACAAGCCGGGCGACCGCCCGAGCGCGGAGTCCTTCGACTGGCTCCCGGCCTCCGCCCGAGCAGCCGGCTGA
- a CDS encoding cellulose binding domain-containing protein encodes MTTSRRNPRGRRSRLRTAAASAAAVALAATGLAALPSSASAAADGIVVQYRTSASGASADQSEPWLKVRNAGATSVPLSSVKVRYYFKADSASAAYRFACSWAVKGCANITGTFGTLANPTATADRYLEIGFTPGAGSLAPGADTGDMQLRFHQASWASLIQSDDYSFGPDRTTYGDWPKVTAQVNGATVWGEAPGGNGPTDPPDPTDPPTDPPGDGARLFDDFNYSSHTDPKINANGWSVRSNSGGPGVPGATWAPENVTFASQSGNSVMNLETSTAGTGASTKHTEILTRSMKFKNGTYASRVKFSDAPRSGPDGDRIVQTFFTINDLTAPMADDYAEYDFEYLPNGGWGEPANILYTTSWETYRPDPWEAVNAHSEVRASYAGWHDLVVTIDNNQITYYVDGQHFGTHGAAFLPERPMSINFNQWLIDLEGQPSTTPRAYDQQVDYVLHVKDQVLTPAQVNALVGSYRSAGKTFEDTVPGS; translated from the coding sequence GTGACCACATCACGCAGGAATCCACGCGGCCGCAGGTCCAGGCTCCGCACCGCCGCAGCCTCGGCCGCCGCCGTGGCCCTGGCCGCCACCGGGCTCGCGGCCCTGCCGTCCTCGGCCAGCGCCGCGGCGGACGGGATCGTCGTCCAGTACCGTACGAGCGCGTCCGGTGCGAGCGCCGACCAGAGCGAGCCGTGGCTGAAGGTGCGCAACGCCGGTGCCACCTCCGTACCGCTGAGCAGTGTCAAGGTGCGGTACTACTTCAAGGCCGACTCGGCCTCCGCCGCCTACCGGTTCGCCTGTTCCTGGGCGGTGAAGGGGTGCGCGAACATCACCGGCACGTTCGGGACGCTCGCCAACCCGACGGCCACCGCCGACCGGTACCTGGAGATCGGCTTCACCCCGGGCGCGGGCTCGCTGGCGCCGGGGGCGGACACCGGGGACATGCAGCTCCGCTTCCACCAGGCCTCCTGGGCCTCGCTCATCCAGTCCGACGACTACTCCTTCGGCCCGGACCGGACCACGTACGGCGACTGGCCCAAGGTGACGGCGCAGGTGAACGGGGCGACCGTGTGGGGCGAGGCGCCCGGGGGCAACGGGCCGACCGACCCGCCGGACCCCACGGACCCGCCCACCGACCCGCCGGGTGACGGGGCACGGCTGTTCGACGACTTCAACTACAGCTCGCACACCGACCCGAAGATCAACGCCAACGGCTGGAGCGTACGGTCCAACTCCGGCGGTCCCGGGGTGCCGGGGGCGACCTGGGCGCCCGAGAACGTCACCTTCGCCTCGCAGAGCGGCAATTCGGTGATGAACCTGGAGACCTCCACCGCCGGGACGGGGGCCTCGACCAAGCACACCGAGATCCTGACGCGGTCGATGAAGTTCAAGAACGGGACGTACGCGTCCCGGGTGAAGTTCAGCGACGCGCCGCGCTCGGGTCCTGACGGCGACCGGATCGTGCAGACGTTCTTCACGATCAACGACCTCACGGCGCCGATGGCGGACGACTACGCGGAGTACGACTTCGAGTATCTGCCCAACGGCGGCTGGGGCGAGCCGGCCAACATCCTCTACACGACCTCGTGGGAGACCTACCGGCCCGACCCGTGGGAGGCGGTCAACGCGCACAGCGAGGTCCGGGCGTCGTACGCGGGCTGGCACGACCTGGTGGTGACCATCGACAACAACCAGATCACGTACTACGTCGACGGCCAGCACTTCGGGACGCACGGGGCGGCCTTCCTGCCCGAGCGGCCGATGTCGATCAACTTCAACCAGTGGCTGATCGACCTGGAGGGGCAGCCGAGCACCACGCCGCGCGCCTACGACCAGCAGGTGGACTACGTCCTGCATGTGAAGGACCAGGTGCTCACCCCGGCGCAGGTGAACGCGCTGGTCGGGTCGTACCGCAGTGCGGGGAAGACCTTCGAGGACACGGTGCCGGGCAGCTAG
- a CDS encoding beta-N-acetylhexosaminidase, whose translation MPASRPDLALLPRPSRISSLGGRLTLDRDTTVRALPGAEPAAALLRSLVGPAAGLPLAPSPEGRIVLALDGQLGGLGEEGYGLTVGPQALLLRAAHPTGLLRGVQTVRQLLPAEALSGGARDTGSWELPCVEITDVPDRPWRGAMLDVARHFRPIGYLRRYVDLLALHKLNVLHLHLTDDQGWRMPVAAYPRLTSVGARRARSQRGPSGTGGVHFDDVPHEGAYTKGELRGLVRYAAERGVTVVPEIEMPGHVRAALAAYPELGNDPGRKLDVWDRWGVCDTVLGVHEEVFTFCRAVLEEVMDVFPSPYIHIGGEECPTTEWENSPAARERAAAEGLADAAALHGWFMGRIGAFLVERGRIPLGWAETGTELPLDFTVMTWRDPSHALAAARRGHQVVAAHHRATYLDYAQSGDPSEPVAQPGAPVTLHAVHGHEPAPAEWAETERARVLGTQAQLWTEYVRTPEEIEYLSYPRLCALADRSWSGGRGDWPGFVGRLRHHTARLDALGVPYRPLDARSLAAAT comes from the coding sequence GTGCCCGCATCGCGCCCCGACCTCGCCCTCCTCCCCCGGCCCAGCAGGATCTCCTCGCTGGGCGGACGGCTCACCCTCGACCGCGACACCACCGTCCGTGCTCTCCCGGGCGCCGAACCGGCCGCCGCCCTGCTGCGCTCGCTGGTCGGCCCGGCCGCCGGGCTGCCGCTGGCCCCGTCGCCGGAGGGCCGGATCGTGCTCGCCCTGGACGGTCAGCTCGGCGGGCTCGGCGAGGAGGGGTACGGCCTCACCGTGGGCCCGCAGGCGCTCCTGCTGCGCGCCGCCCACCCGACCGGGCTGCTCCGGGGAGTCCAGACGGTCCGTCAACTCCTGCCCGCCGAGGCCCTGTCGGGCGGGGCGCGGGACACCGGCTCCTGGGAGCTGCCGTGCGTCGAGATCACCGACGTACCGGACCGGCCCTGGCGCGGGGCGATGCTGGACGTGGCGCGGCACTTCCGGCCGATCGGCTATCTGCGCCGGTACGTCGACCTGTTGGCGCTGCACAAGCTGAACGTCCTGCACCTCCACCTCACCGACGACCAGGGCTGGCGGATGCCGGTCGCCGCCTACCCCCGGCTGACCTCGGTCGGGGCGAGGCGGGCCCGGTCGCAGCGGGGGCCGAGCGGGACGGGCGGGGTGCACTTCGACGACGTACCGCATGAAGGGGCGTACACCAAGGGGGAGTTGCGGGGGCTCGTGCGGTACGCGGCGGAGCGCGGGGTCACCGTCGTGCCGGAGATCGAGATGCCCGGCCATGTGCGGGCCGCGCTCGCCGCCTATCCGGAGCTGGGCAACGACCCGGGACGGAAGCTGGACGTCTGGGACCGCTGGGGCGTGTGCGACACGGTCCTCGGTGTGCACGAGGAGGTCTTCACCTTCTGCCGGGCGGTGCTGGAGGAAGTCATGGACGTCTTCCCGTCGCCGTACATCCACATCGGGGGCGAGGAGTGCCCGACCACCGAGTGGGAGAACAGCCCGGCCGCCCGGGAGCGTGCGGCGGCCGAGGGGCTCGCGGACGCGGCCGCCCTGCACGGCTGGTTCATGGGCCGGATCGGCGCGTTCCTCGTGGAACGCGGGCGGATCCCGCTCGGCTGGGCCGAGACCGGCACCGAACTCCCCCTGGACTTCACGGTGATGACCTGGCGCGACCCCTCCCACGCACTGGCCGCCGCCCGCCGCGGCCACCAGGTCGTCGCCGCCCACCACCGGGCCACCTACCTCGACTACGCCCAGTCCGGCGACCCGTCCGAACCGGTCGCCCAGCCCGGCGCCCCCGTCACCCTGCACGCGGTCCACGGCCACGAGCCCGCGCCCGCCGAGTGGGCGGAGACCGAACGGGCCCGGGTGCTCGGGACCCAGGCCCAGCTGTGGACCGAGTACGTCCGCACGCCCGAGGAGATCGAATACCTCAGCTACCCGCGGCTCTGCGCGCTGGCCGACCGTTCCTGGTCCGGCGGGCGCGGCGACTGGCCGGGGTTCGTCGGGCGGCTGCGCCACCACACCGCCCGACTGGACGCCCTCGGCGTCCCCTACCGCCCGCTGGACGCACGGTCGCTCGCGGCGGCCACCTGA
- a CDS encoding carbohydrate ABC transporter permease, which yields MNPRTARPRLRRLPLNIAAAVTVVVCLFPVYWMISTAFKPSKDIQSADPQLFPHTWTLTHFQRAVDADGFALFWRNSILVTLGAVLLALLVALGAAFAVARMRWKGRRQFMLMVFIAQMAPWESLIIPIYIISRDTDMLDRLPTLTLIYFMITLPFTIVVLRGFIGTIPPELEEAAQVDGCTRTGAFRRVAMPLLAPGLMATSLFGFITAWNEFAYANFLIIKQQDNRTLPVWLSSFQNTFGTDWGATMAASTLFALPALVIFLLLQRHVTSGFAAGAVKG from the coding sequence ATGAACCCGCGTACCGCACGCCCGCGCCTTCGCCGGCTGCCGCTGAACATCGCCGCCGCCGTGACCGTCGTCGTCTGCCTCTTCCCCGTGTACTGGATGATCTCCACGGCGTTCAAGCCGTCCAAGGACATCCAGTCGGCCGACCCGCAGCTCTTCCCGCACACCTGGACGCTGACCCACTTCCAACGGGCCGTGGACGCCGACGGGTTCGCCCTGTTCTGGCGCAACAGCATCCTCGTCACGCTGGGGGCCGTCCTGCTCGCGCTGCTGGTGGCGCTGGGCGCGGCGTTCGCCGTGGCGCGGATGCGGTGGAAGGGCCGGCGGCAGTTCATGCTGATGGTCTTCATCGCGCAGATGGCGCCCTGGGAGTCGCTGATCATCCCGATCTACATCATCTCCCGGGACACCGACATGCTGGACCGGCTGCCGACGCTGACGCTGATCTACTTCATGATCACGCTGCCGTTCACCATCGTGGTGCTGCGCGGCTTCATCGGGACCATCCCGCCGGAGCTGGAGGAGGCCGCCCAGGTCGACGGCTGCACCCGGACCGGGGCGTTCCGGCGGGTGGCGATGCCGCTGCTGGCGCCGGGGCTGATGGCCACCTCGCTGTTCGGCTTCATCACCGCGTGGAACGAGTTCGCCTACGCCAACTTCCTGATCATCAAGCAGCAGGACAACCGGACCCTGCCGGTCTGGCTGTCGTCCTTCCAGAACACCTTCGGCACCGACTGGGGCGCCACGATGGCCGCCTCGACGCTCTTCGCGCTGCCCGCCCTGGTGATCTTCCTGCTGCTCCAGCGCCATGTCACCTCCGGCTTCGCCGCCGGTGCCGTCAAGGGCTGA
- a CDS encoding sugar ABC transporter permease, translating to MPVVAERTPAPRTSRWRPAPRPAVRTKPTGRAHSLWPYALIAPAVGGMLYLLVYPLVRAVLISFQDFRLRQLISGDAEFVGLRNYRTLLSDPRFWEVVRRTFLFMAVNVVLIMVIATLVALMVERLRRVGRTVVLCSLVLAWAMPVVAATTVFQWLFHSEFGIVNWALTSIGLESFERYPWFADGTAAFAILVTLIVWQSVPFAAITLYSALTTVPPELYESARLDGAGAGRIFRSVTFPMLRPIFLLVFSLEVIWTFKAFVQIWVMTRGGPGDATTILPVYAVQTALSSQRYDLGSAASMITVVLMSGVLVLYFRQMFRQEDETR from the coding sequence GTGCCGGTCGTCGCCGAACGGACCCCAGCACCCCGCACATCCAGGTGGCGACCGGCCCCGCGCCCCGCCGTACGCACCAAGCCGACGGGCCGGGCGCACAGCCTCTGGCCGTACGCGCTGATCGCCCCCGCCGTCGGCGGCATGCTCTATCTGCTGGTCTATCCGCTGGTGCGGGCCGTCCTGATCTCCTTCCAGGACTTCCGGCTGCGCCAACTGATCAGCGGTGACGCGGAGTTCGTCGGGCTGCGGAACTACCGGACGCTGCTGTCGGACCCTCGGTTCTGGGAGGTGGTCCGCCGCACCTTCCTCTTCATGGCGGTCAACGTCGTCCTGATCATGGTGATCGCGACGCTGGTCGCCCTGATGGTGGAGCGGCTGCGGCGGGTGGGGCGGACGGTGGTGCTCTGCTCGCTGGTGCTGGCCTGGGCGATGCCGGTGGTGGCGGCGACGACGGTGTTCCAGTGGCTGTTCCACTCGGAGTTCGGCATCGTCAACTGGGCGCTGACCTCGATCGGCCTCGAATCCTTCGAGCGCTATCCCTGGTTCGCCGACGGGACCGCCGCGTTCGCCATCCTGGTGACGCTGATCGTCTGGCAGTCGGTGCCGTTCGCCGCGATCACCCTGTACTCCGCGCTGACGACCGTGCCGCCGGAGCTGTACGAGTCGGCGCGGCTGGACGGGGCGGGGGCGGGGCGGATCTTCCGCTCGGTGACCTTCCCGATGCTCCGGCCGATCTTCCTGCTGGTCTTCTCGCTGGAGGTGATCTGGACGTTCAAGGCGTTCGTCCAGATCTGGGTGATGACCCGGGGCGGACCGGGCGACGCCACCACGATCCTGCCGGTCTACGCGGTGCAGACGGCCCTCTCCAGCCAGCGGTACGACCTGGGTTCGGCCGCCTCGATGATCACCGTGGTCCTGATGTCCGGGGTGCTCGTCCTCTACTTCCGCCAGATGTTCCGCCAGGAGGACGAGACCCGATGA
- a CDS encoding extracellular solute-binding protein: MKYRLLAGGSVLVLAAALSSCSPPSDSASGDGRTRVDVWLMRDSVSDTFQKEFTADFAKRHPEIDVKIQIQEWDGIGQKITAALASNDAPDVIEAGNTQVAQFAESGGLLDLSDRKDELNGEDWLSGLAEPGAYEGKQYGIPYYAANRVVIHRTDLFEKAGIDAKAIKTREQWIDATTKLNTGGTQGIYLPGQMWYALAGFIWDEGGDLATESGGKWSGALDTPEALRGMQFYEELQALGKGPKDSDEDDPPQAEVMAQGQVAQVISTPGGANVIVEKNPGLKGKLAFFPIPGKTADTPGAVFTGGSDLVVPAAAAHPEEAVTFIKELTGDTWQKKLAVAMSYVPNRTSLASAVADDPGAAAMAVGAANGHATPNTPGWAAVEAENPIKDYMTAVLTGRDPAKEAAKASQDITRAMNAGS, encoded by the coding sequence GTGAAGTACCGCTTGCTTGCCGGTGGGTCCGTGCTCGTTCTGGCCGCCGCGCTCAGTTCCTGTAGTCCGCCGTCCGACTCCGCGAGCGGGGACGGGCGGACGAGGGTGGATGTCTGGCTGATGCGCGACAGCGTCTCGGACACCTTCCAGAAGGAGTTCACGGCCGACTTCGCCAAGCGCCACCCCGAGATCGATGTGAAGATCCAGATCCAGGAGTGGGACGGCATCGGCCAGAAGATCACCGCCGCCCTGGCCAGCAACGACGCCCCGGACGTCATCGAGGCGGGCAACACCCAGGTGGCGCAGTTCGCCGAGAGCGGCGGGCTTCTCGACCTCAGCGACCGCAAGGACGAGCTGAACGGCGAGGACTGGCTGAGCGGGCTCGCGGAGCCGGGGGCGTACGAGGGGAAGCAGTACGGCATCCCGTACTACGCGGCCAACCGGGTGGTCATCCACCGCACCGACCTCTTCGAGAAGGCGGGCATCGACGCGAAGGCGATCAAGACCCGCGAGCAGTGGATCGACGCCACCACCAAGCTCAACACGGGCGGTACGCAAGGCATCTACCTGCCCGGGCAGATGTGGTACGCGCTGGCCGGCTTCATCTGGGACGAGGGCGGCGACCTCGCCACCGAGTCCGGGGGGAAGTGGTCCGGCGCGCTGGACACCCCCGAGGCCCTGCGCGGCATGCAGTTCTACGAGGAGCTCCAGGCGCTCGGCAAGGGGCCCAAGGACTCCGACGAGGACGACCCGCCGCAGGCCGAGGTGATGGCGCAGGGGCAGGTGGCCCAGGTCATCTCCACCCCGGGCGGGGCCAACGTCATCGTGGAGAAGAACCCCGGACTCAAGGGCAAGCTCGCCTTCTTCCCGATCCCGGGCAAGACCGCGGACACCCCCGGCGCGGTCTTCACCGGCGGCTCCGACCTCGTCGTACCGGCGGCGGCCGCCCATCCCGAGGAGGCGGTCACCTTCATCAAGGAGCTGACCGGGGACACCTGGCAGAAGAAGCTCGCCGTCGCCATGAGCTACGTACCCAACCGCACCTCGCTCGCCTCCGCCGTGGCCGATGACCCGGGGGCGGCGGCGATGGCGGTCGGCGCCGCCAACGGCCACGCCACGCCCAACACCCCGGGGTGGGCGGCGGTCGAGGCGGAGAACCCGATCAAGGACTACATGACGGCCGTGCTCACCGGGCGCGATCCGGCCAAGGAGGCGGCGAAGGCCTCGCAGGACATCACCCGGGCCATGAACGCCGGTTCTTGA
- a CDS encoding GntR family transcriptional regulator, which yields MDADVPGTVLKRERTRDAVLELIESRSPGDAIPSERALCSLLGVSRPTVRAAVDELVAAGLLVREHGRGMFVAPAKITQELVAGDRSLTVPQAAGAWSSRLLEFTTLQAGARVGRKLRMSPAAEIVYVARLRLVDGAPMAIEHLHIRAALVPGLSAQELESGDLYEHLRTTHDVHVHEAVQAIEPTVVTRAEAKLLDVPELSPALLFERLTSDTAGRPVEYVHSLYRGDRYRIVSRLALGPAAEFAPDREGHHPGIPPGDFAHGDAITSSTRGDIQAGA from the coding sequence ATGGACGCGGATGTGCCGGGGACGGTGCTCAAGCGGGAGCGGACGCGCGATGCCGTGCTGGAGCTGATCGAGTCGCGCAGCCCCGGCGACGCGATCCCCTCGGAGCGGGCCCTGTGCTCCCTGCTGGGCGTGTCGCGGCCCACCGTGCGCGCGGCGGTCGACGAGCTGGTCGCCGCGGGGCTCCTGGTGCGCGAGCACGGCCGGGGGATGTTCGTCGCGCCCGCCAAGATCACCCAGGAGCTGGTGGCGGGGGACCGGTCGCTGACCGTGCCGCAGGCGGCGGGCGCCTGGTCCAGTCGGCTGCTGGAGTTCACCACCCTCCAGGCGGGGGCCCGGGTCGGCCGGAAGCTGCGGATGTCACCCGCCGCCGAGATCGTCTACGTGGCCCGGCTGCGGCTGGTCGACGGGGCGCCGATGGCCATCGAACACCTGCACATCCGGGCCGCACTGGTGCCCGGCCTCAGCGCGCAGGAGCTGGAGAGCGGCGACCTCTACGAGCACCTGCGCACCACGCACGACGTGCACGTCCACGAGGCGGTCCAGGCGATCGAACCCACCGTCGTCACCCGCGCCGAGGCGAAGCTCCTCGACGTCCCCGAGCTCTCCCCGGCCCTGCTCTTCGAACGGCTGACCTCCGACACGGCCGGCCGTCCGGTGGAGTACGTCCACTCGCTCTACCGGGGCGACCGCTACCGGATCGTCTCCCGCCTGGCGCTGGGCCCGGCCGCCGAGTTCGCCCCGGACCGGGAGGGCCACCACCCGGGTATCCCGCCGGGCGACTTCGCGCACGGCGACGCGATCACCTCCTCCACCAGGGGGGACATCCAGGCGGGGGCCTGA
- a CDS encoding lactonase family protein — translation MNAEPTPASGRPSAENSPSGLPGPGRPSAARPNPEIPAPGLPAAPTRRTLLGGLLAGAAALAAAPVALTTPAHAVRRTPAPTATRTLLLGTYTSAEGGGTGIGTATYDTATGAITPGPVITGVENPSYLALHPSGATVYAVAEQDAGAVTAVALAPDGTYEVLGSRPTGGSGPTHLSVHPSGRWLLSANYTSGSVAVHPIAEDGSLGERTDLVTHSSPPPGPGQNGPHAHQITTSPDGGHVLAVDLGTDTVYTYRLDTSAGTLTEVSRAALAPGSGPRHLTFHPGGRAAYLACELDNTTVVCAYDPESGTLTPGAGQSTGADTGYPAQLVVTADGSYAYLANRGPNSLTRYAVEDDGAALRLLDTVPVGGDWPRQLALSPDSSLLFAANQRSSTVTAFRIGADGSLTPAGDPLPAPVAVCVLPLP, via the coding sequence ATGAACGCCGAACCCACCCCTGCCTCCGGTCGCCCGAGCGCCGAGAACTCCCCTTCCGGTCTCCCGGGCCCGGGCCGCCCGAGCGCCGCGCGCCCGAACCCCGAAATCCCCGCCCCCGGCCTCCCCGCCGCCCCCACCCGCCGGACCCTCCTCGGCGGCCTGCTCGCGGGAGCCGCCGCCCTGGCTGCCGCCCCCGTCGCTCTCACCACCCCGGCCCACGCCGTCCGGCGGACCCCGGCCCCCACCGCCACCCGCACCCTCCTCCTCGGCACCTACACCTCCGCCGAGGGCGGCGGCACCGGCATCGGGACCGCCACGTACGACACCGCCACCGGGGCGATCACCCCAGGACCCGTGATCACCGGCGTGGAGAACCCCTCCTACCTGGCCCTCCACCCCTCCGGCGCCACCGTCTACGCGGTCGCCGAGCAGGACGCGGGCGCGGTCACCGCCGTGGCGCTCGCGCCGGACGGGACGTACGAGGTGCTCGGCTCCCGCCCCACCGGCGGCTCCGGCCCCACCCACCTCTCCGTCCACCCGTCCGGCCGCTGGCTGCTCAGCGCGAACTACACCTCCGGCAGCGTCGCCGTGCACCCGATCGCGGAGGACGGCTCGCTCGGCGAGCGCACCGACCTGGTCACGCACAGCTCCCCGCCGCCCGGGCCCGGCCAGAACGGGCCGCACGCCCACCAGATCACCACCTCGCCGGACGGCGGCCACGTCCTGGCCGTCGACCTCGGCACCGACACGGTCTACACGTACCGACTCGACACCTCCGCCGGGACGCTCACCGAGGTCTCCCGCGCCGCCCTGGCCCCCGGCTCCGGCCCGCGCCACCTCACCTTCCACCCCGGTGGGCGCGCCGCCTACCTGGCCTGCGAGCTGGACAACACCACGGTCGTCTGCGCGTACGACCCCGAGAGCGGAACCCTCACCCCGGGCGCTGGGCAGTCCACCGGGGCGGACACGGGCTACCCGGCCCAGCTGGTCGTCACCGCCGACGGCTCGTACGCGTACCTCGCCAACCGGGGCCCCAACAGCCTCACCCGTTACGCGGTGGAGGACGACGGGGCGGCCCTGCGGCTCCTTGACACCGTCCCCGTCGGCGGTGACTGGCCGCGCCAGCTCGCCCTCTCCCCGGACAGCTCCCTGCTCTTCGCCGCCAACCAGCGCTCCTCCACCGTCACCGCCTTCCGGATCGGCGCCGACGGCTCCCTGACCCCGGCGGGCGACCCGCTCCCGGCGCCGGTCGCGGTCTGCGTCCTGCCCCTGCCGTGA
- a CDS encoding helix-turn-helix domain-containing protein, with protein sequence MTESADHAPVTVDHPFVSAVKPLVDAMGAELLGPEQAQPDDVVLAWEGRDVIAVRLPQLSDSLDHILAALERRHGMPLAELDRKAKQSVVRTLEARGAFSVRHGVETVAGALGVSRFTVYNYLNREHSAKGE encoded by the coding sequence GTGACCGAATCCGCCGATCACGCTCCGGTCACCGTCGACCACCCCTTCGTATCGGCCGTCAAGCCGCTCGTCGACGCGATGGGCGCCGAGCTGCTGGGGCCCGAGCAGGCCCAGCCGGACGACGTGGTCCTCGCGTGGGAGGGCCGGGACGTCATAGCCGTACGGCTGCCCCAGCTCTCCGACTCGCTGGACCACATCCTCGCCGCGCTGGAGAGACGGCACGGGATGCCGCTCGCCGAGCTGGACCGGAAGGCGAAGCAGTCCGTCGTCCGGACCCTGGAGGCACGCGGTGCCTTCTCCGTACGACACGGAGTGGAGACCGTGGCCGGCGCCCTGGGCGTCTCCCGCTTCACCGTGTACAACTATCTCAACAGGGAACATTCGGCCAAGGGTGAGTAG